One part of the Phragmites australis chromosome 3, lpPhrAust1.1, whole genome shotgun sequence genome encodes these proteins:
- the LOC133913667 gene encoding uncharacterized protein LOC133913667 isoform X2, translating into MEKEEDAAGAAAAEVVVPIGAQKHDPAWKHCLMVRSEGRVRLKCAYCGKHFLGGGIHRFKEHLARRPGNACCCPKVPRDVQDTMLRSLDAVAAKKMHRKLSSSLASHDIKRFANAGAETADATPPFAGETESPIHMIPLNEVLDFEPVPLEERPPESTETRTRGSVSKKKRKAAVVMAVDAVAPTSGPFGSAALDKEQVCMAIGRFLYDAGVPLEAVNSVYFQPMLEAIASAGGRPEALSYHDFRGRILKKSLDDVTAQLEFFKGSWTRTGCTVLADEWTTDKGRTLINFSVYCPEGTMFLKSVDATGIVASSDALFELLKNIVEEVGKKKVVQVITNNSEIHAAAGKKLDETFPTLFWSPCTFQCIDGMLEDFSKVGAISEIIGNAKAITGFVYNSTFALNLMKKYLHGKDLLVPAETRAAMNFVTLKNMYSVKETLQAMVNSDEWIHFLLPKKGGIEVSNLVSSLQFWSSCAAVVRITEPLVHLLKLVSSNKRPAMGYVYAGLYQAKAAIKKELVSKNDYMAYWNIIDWRWDNHTPRPLHSAGFFLNPLFFDGIRGDISNGIFSGMLDCIERLVSDVKIQDKIQRELNMYRSEAAGDFRRQMAVRSRRTLPPAEWWYTYGGACPNLTRLAVRILSQTCSARGCDRTFIPFEQIHDERLNNFERQRMHHLTFVQYNLRLQQRQQRKAKAFDPVSVDYIDIVDEWVVDRAALFPSPAEQPNWMEINQPVIRITSREPNEDEFESFTEGVDDEMIQRAAQGIQEDDDDPACG; encoded by the exons atggagaaggaggaggatgcggcgggggcggcggcggcggaggtggtggtgcCGATCGGCGCGCAGAAGCACGACCCGGCGTGGAAGCACTGCCTGATGGTGCGCTCCGAGGGTCGCGTGCGCCTCAAGTGCGCCTACTGCGGCAAGCACTTCCTCGGCGGCGGCATCCACCGCTTCAAGGAGCACCTCGCGCGCCGCCCCGGCAACGCCTGCTGCTGCCCCAAGGTGCCCCGCGACGTCCAGGACACCATGCTCCGCAGCCTCGACGCCGTCGCCGCCAAGAAAATGCACCGCaagctctcctcctccctcgcgTCCCACGACATCAAGCGCTTCGCCAACGCCGGCGCCGAGACCGCCGACGCCACACCACCCTTCGCCGGAGAGACGGAGAGCCCCATCCACATGATCCCGCTCAACGAGGTGCTCGACTTCGAGCCGGTGCCGCTCGAAGAGAGGCCTCCGGAGAGCACGGAGACGAGGACGAGGGGGAGTGTTagtaagaagaagaggaaggcggCG GTTGTGATGGCAGTCGACGCAGTTGCGCCCACGTCTGGGCCTTTCGGTTCTGCTGCCTTGGACAAGGAGCAGGTTTGCATGGCAATCGGCAGGTTCTTGTATGACGCCGGTGTGCCATTGGAGGCAGTGAATTCTGTCTACTTCCAGCCAATGCTCGAAGCCATTGCTTCAGCAGGAGGGAGGCCTGAGGCACTCTCATACCATGACTTTCGTGGTCGCATTCTTAAGAAGTCACTGGATGACGTGACGGCTCAGCTTGAGTTCTTCAAGGGGTCATGGACCAGGACGGGCTGCACGGTGTTGGCTGATGAGTGGACGACTGATAAAGGTAGAACCTTGATAAACTTTTCAGTGTATTGCCCGGAAGGTACTATGTTTCTGAAATCGGTAGATGCAACCGGTATTGTTGCATCGTCAGATGCACTGTTTGAGTTACTGAAGAATATTGTTGAGGAAGTTGGCAAGAAGAAGGTTGTCCAAGTAATCACAAACAACTCTGAGATTCATGCAGCGGCAGGAAAAAAACTAGACGAAACATTTCCCACATTGTTCTGGTCTCCTTGCACTTTTCAGTGCATCGATGGCATGCTCGAAGATTTCAGTAAGGTGGGGGCAATCAGCGAGATAATAGGTAATGCGAAGGCCATCACGGGATTTGTCTACAACAGCACATTTGCATTGAATCTGATGAAGAAGTATCTGCATGGGAAGGATCTGCTAGTTCCTGCAGAGACTCGAGCTGCTATGAACTTTGTCACACTGAAGAACATGTACAGTGTAAAGGAGACTTTGCAAGCCATGGTCAACTCGGATGAATGGATACACTTCTTGCTGCCAAAGAAAGGAGGGATCGAAGTGAGCAATCTTGTTAGTAGTTTGCAGTTTTGGTCCTCTTGTGCTGCAGTCGTTCGTATCACCGAACCACTTGTGCATCTTCTTAAGCTAGTCAGTAGTAACAAGAGGCCTGCTATGGGGTACGTTTATGCTGGATTGTATCAGGCCAAAGCTGCAATCAAGAAAGAGCTGGTGAGCAAGAACGACTACATGGCTTACTGGAATATTATTGACTGGAGATGGGATAACCACACACCACGGCCACTTCATTCAGCTGGTTTCTTCCTGAACCCACTATTTTTTGATGGAATTCGAGGTGACATATCAAATGGAATCTTCTCGGGAATGCTAGACTGCATAGAAAGGCTGGTTTCTGATGTGAAAATCCAAGACAAAATCCAGAGAGAGCTCAACATGTACCGGAGTGAGGCAGCAGGGGATTTTCGCAGGCAAATGGCTGTCCGATCTAGGCGTACTTTACCTCCTG CTGAGTGGTGGTATACATATGGAGGAGCTTGCCCAAATTTGACACGTCTAGCAGTCCGTATTCTCAGTCAAACCTGCAGTGCTAGAGGATGTGACCGGACATTCATTCCTTTCGAACAAATTCATGACGAAAGATTGAATAATTTTGAGCGTCAACGAATGCATCATCTCACTTTTGTTCAATACAACCTGCGGCTACAACAAAG ACAACAACGCAAGGCGAAAGCATTTGATCCTGTCTCAGTGGACTACATAGACATAGTTGATGAATGGGTTGTGGATAGAGCTGCACTGTTCCCTAGCCCAGCCGAGCAGCCAAACTGGATGGAGATTAATCAGCCAGTCATCCGAATCACGTCCAGggaaccaaatgaagatgaatttgaATCCTTCACTGAAG GAGTTGATGACGAAATGATCCAACGTGCAGCGCAGGGCATCCAGGAAGATGACGATGACCCTGCTTGTGGCTGA
- the LOC133913671 gene encoding L-type lectin-domain containing receptor kinase SIT2-like — MQAILAVLVVVLLVLARGGAAADEFMFTKFARENVTTTGTAVVTSSGLLQLTNETNERFGHGFYPLPVRFKNTSTGAPLSFSTTFVVAIVPRYTDAHGHGMAFALAPSVAIPGAVAGKNLGLFNTSDNEGQARSEIVAVELDTALDEEFEDIDDNHVGVDVNSLRSVNSTTARFVDVRTYKFANLSLVSGNLLQVWIQYDGASTRLEVMVSPAGVPRPAGALVSCTVNLSSVVADDTYVGFSGANGAAVSSHYVLGWSFRLGGGRAPDLDLSKLPPLPSSKSKKTPLPMLLLATALLLAVVVLILVSAAVTVFVVRRRRFAEEEEDWEIEYGPHRISYKDLHAATRGFRDVVGAGGFGRVYHGVLPRSGAEVAVKKISHDSRQGLREFVSEIASMSRLRHRNLVQLLGYCRRQGELVLVYDYMVNGSLDKHLFTAGQPALSWEQRAKIVRGVAAGLLYLHEGWEQVVVHRDIKAGNVLLDAEMNGKLSDFGLALLYDHGSNPQTTRIVGTIGYLAPEMSKTGRATTNTDVFAFGAFLLEVACGRRPTENSDNADSPGLVDLVLECWKGGRIKDAMDPRIDKFDEDDLELVLKLGLLCSHPDPRRRPSMRQVVQMLEGAAPVPETMPEDLGSSGRIFGYNESFDEFVTMFPTTSEITTVTTQPSSSNSDEQ; from the coding sequence ATGCAGGCCATTCTTGCCGTGCTGGTGGTCGTCCTGCTCGTTCTTGCTAGAGGCGGAGCGGCCGCCGACGAGTTCATGTTCACCAAATTCGCGCGCGAGAACGTGACGACCACCGGCACGGCCGTGGTCACCTCCTCCGGCCTCCTGCAGCTCACCAACGAGACGAACGAGAGGTTCGGGCACGGGTTCTACCCCTTGCCAGTCCGCTTCAAGAACACTTCCACGGGCGCGCCGCTCTCCTTCTCCACCACCTTCGTGGTCGCCATCGTGCCGCGGTACACGGACGCGCACGGCCACGGCATGGCCTTCGCGCTGGCACCGTCGGTGGCGATCCCGGGCGCCGTGGCGGGGAAGAACCTCGGGCTGTTCAACACGTCGGACAACGAGGGGCAGGCGAGGAGCGAGATCGTGGCCGTCGAGCTCGACACGGCGCTGGACGAGGAGTTCGAGGACATCGACGACAACCACGTAGGCGTTGATGTCAACAGCCTGCGGTCCGTAAACTCGACCACAGCGAGGTTCGTCGACGTCAGAACCTACAAGTTCGCCAACCTCAGCCTGGTCAGCGGGAACCTTCTGCAGGTGTGGATCCAGTACGACGGCGCGAGCACGCGCCTTGAGGTGATGGTTTCGCCGGCCGGCGTTCCCAGGCCGGCCGGCGCGCTCGTGTCTTGCACCGTCAACCTCTCGTCGGTGGTGGCCGACGACACGTACGTCGGATTCTCGGGAGCGAACGGCGCGGCCGTGAGCTCCCACTACGTTCTTGGCTGGAGCTTCCGCCTCGGCGGCGGGCGCGCGCCGGACCTCGACCTCTCCAAGCTCCCGCCACTCCCGTCGTCTAAATCCAAGAAGACGCCGCTGCCGATGCTACTGCTTGCGACAgcgctcctcctcgccgtcgtggTACTCATTCTGGTGTCAGCGGCTGTCACGGTGTTTGTCGTCAGGCGCCGGCGGttcgccgaggaggaggaggactggGAGATAGAGTACGGCCCTCACCGGATCAGCTACAAGGACCTGCACGCGGCGACCAGGGGCTTCCGCGACGTCGTCGGCGCAGGTGGCTTCGGCCGCGTGTACCACGGCGTTCTGCCAAGGTCGGGCGCCGAGGTCGCTGTCAAGAAAATCTCCCACGACTCTCGGCAGGGGCTGCGCGAGTTCGTGTCGGAGATCGCGAGCATGAGCCGGCTGCGCCACCGCAACTTGGTGCAGCTCCTGGGCTACTGCCGGCGTCAGGGCGAGCTGGTGCTCGTCTACGACTACATGGTCAACGGAAGCCTCGACAAGCACCTGTTCACCGCCGGCCAGCCGGCGCTGAGCTGGGAGCAGCGCGCCAAGATCGTCCGGGGCGTCGCCGCCGGGCTGCTGTACCTGCACGAGGGGTGGGAGCAGGTGGTGGTGCACCGTGACATCAAGGCCGGTAACGTGCTCCTCGACGCCGAGATGAACGGCAAGCTCAGCGACTTCGGCCTCGCGCTGCTGTACGACCACGGCAGCAACCCGCAGACGACGCGCATCGTCGGGACAATCGGGTACCTCGCCCCGGAGATGAGCAAGACTGGTAGGGCCACCACGAACACCGACGTGTTCGCCTTCGGCGCCTTCCTCCTCGAGGTGGCCTGCGGCCGGAGGCCCACAGAAAACAGCGACAACGCCGACTCGCCGGGGCTCGTCGACCTCGTCCTCGAGTGCTGGAAGGGCGGGAGGATCAAAGATGCCATGGACCCAAGGATTGACAAGTTTGACGAGGACGATCTCGAGCTGGTGCTCAAGCTCGGGCTGCTCTGCTCGCACCCTGACCCCAGGCGCCGGCCGAGCATGAGGCAGGTGGTACAGATGTTGGAAGGCGCTGCGCCGGTGCCGGAGACGATGCCGGAAGATCTAGGCAGCAGCGGCAGGATCTTTGGGTACAACGAATCGTTCGACGAGTTCGTCACCATGTTCCCAACGACGTCCGAGATCACCACCGTCACGACACAGCCGTCTTCTTCAAACTCCGACGAGCAGTAG
- the LOC133913667 gene encoding uncharacterized protein LOC133913667 isoform X1 yields MEKEEDAAGAAAAEVVVPIGAQKHDPAWKHCLMVRSEGRVRLKCAYCGKHFLGGGIHRFKEHLARRPGNACCCPKVPRDVQDTMLRSLDAVAAKKMHRKLSSSLASHDIKRFANAGAETADATPPFAGETESPIHMIPLNEVLDFEPVPLEERPPESTETRTRGSVSKKKRKAAVSHASTPPLAPQTQQQPLQPTPQTNPLHQVVMAVDAVAPTSGPFGSAALDKEQVCMAIGRFLYDAGVPLEAVNSVYFQPMLEAIASAGGRPEALSYHDFRGRILKKSLDDVTAQLEFFKGSWTRTGCTVLADEWTTDKGRTLINFSVYCPEGTMFLKSVDATGIVASSDALFELLKNIVEEVGKKKVVQVITNNSEIHAAAGKKLDETFPTLFWSPCTFQCIDGMLEDFSKVGAISEIIGNAKAITGFVYNSTFALNLMKKYLHGKDLLVPAETRAAMNFVTLKNMYSVKETLQAMVNSDEWIHFLLPKKGGIEVSNLVSSLQFWSSCAAVVRITEPLVHLLKLVSSNKRPAMGYVYAGLYQAKAAIKKELVSKNDYMAYWNIIDWRWDNHTPRPLHSAGFFLNPLFFDGIRGDISNGIFSGMLDCIERLVSDVKIQDKIQRELNMYRSEAAGDFRRQMAVRSRRTLPPAEWWYTYGGACPNLTRLAVRILSQTCSARGCDRTFIPFEQIHDERLNNFERQRMHHLTFVQYNLRLQQRQQRKAKAFDPVSVDYIDIVDEWVVDRAALFPSPAEQPNWMEINQPVIRITSREPNEDEFESFTEGVDDEMIQRAAQGIQEDDDDPACG; encoded by the exons atggagaaggaggaggatgcggcgggggcggcggcggcggaggtggtggtgcCGATCGGCGCGCAGAAGCACGACCCGGCGTGGAAGCACTGCCTGATGGTGCGCTCCGAGGGTCGCGTGCGCCTCAAGTGCGCCTACTGCGGCAAGCACTTCCTCGGCGGCGGCATCCACCGCTTCAAGGAGCACCTCGCGCGCCGCCCCGGCAACGCCTGCTGCTGCCCCAAGGTGCCCCGCGACGTCCAGGACACCATGCTCCGCAGCCTCGACGCCGTCGCCGCCAAGAAAATGCACCGCaagctctcctcctccctcgcgTCCCACGACATCAAGCGCTTCGCCAACGCCGGCGCCGAGACCGCCGACGCCACACCACCCTTCGCCGGAGAGACGGAGAGCCCCATCCACATGATCCCGCTCAACGAGGTGCTCGACTTCGAGCCGGTGCCGCTCGAAGAGAGGCCTCCGGAGAGCACGGAGACGAGGACGAGGGGGAGTGTTagtaagaagaagaggaaggcggCGGTGAGTCACGCCTCTACTCCCCCACTTGCTCCTCAGACTCAGCAGCAGCCTCTTCAGCCTACTCCTCAGACCAATCCTCTTCATCAGGTTGTGATGGCAGTCGACGCAGTTGCGCCCACGTCTGGGCCTTTCGGTTCTGCTGCCTTGGACAAGGAGCAGGTTTGCATGGCAATCGGCAGGTTCTTGTATGACGCCGGTGTGCCATTGGAGGCAGTGAATTCTGTCTACTTCCAGCCAATGCTCGAAGCCATTGCTTCAGCAGGAGGGAGGCCTGAGGCACTCTCATACCATGACTTTCGTGGTCGCATTCTTAAGAAGTCACTGGATGACGTGACGGCTCAGCTTGAGTTCTTCAAGGGGTCATGGACCAGGACGGGCTGCACGGTGTTGGCTGATGAGTGGACGACTGATAAAGGTAGAACCTTGATAAACTTTTCAGTGTATTGCCCGGAAGGTACTATGTTTCTGAAATCGGTAGATGCAACCGGTATTGTTGCATCGTCAGATGCACTGTTTGAGTTACTGAAGAATATTGTTGAGGAAGTTGGCAAGAAGAAGGTTGTCCAAGTAATCACAAACAACTCTGAGATTCATGCAGCGGCAGGAAAAAAACTAGACGAAACATTTCCCACATTGTTCTGGTCTCCTTGCACTTTTCAGTGCATCGATGGCATGCTCGAAGATTTCAGTAAGGTGGGGGCAATCAGCGAGATAATAGGTAATGCGAAGGCCATCACGGGATTTGTCTACAACAGCACATTTGCATTGAATCTGATGAAGAAGTATCTGCATGGGAAGGATCTGCTAGTTCCTGCAGAGACTCGAGCTGCTATGAACTTTGTCACACTGAAGAACATGTACAGTGTAAAGGAGACTTTGCAAGCCATGGTCAACTCGGATGAATGGATACACTTCTTGCTGCCAAAGAAAGGAGGGATCGAAGTGAGCAATCTTGTTAGTAGTTTGCAGTTTTGGTCCTCTTGTGCTGCAGTCGTTCGTATCACCGAACCACTTGTGCATCTTCTTAAGCTAGTCAGTAGTAACAAGAGGCCTGCTATGGGGTACGTTTATGCTGGATTGTATCAGGCCAAAGCTGCAATCAAGAAAGAGCTGGTGAGCAAGAACGACTACATGGCTTACTGGAATATTATTGACTGGAGATGGGATAACCACACACCACGGCCACTTCATTCAGCTGGTTTCTTCCTGAACCCACTATTTTTTGATGGAATTCGAGGTGACATATCAAATGGAATCTTCTCGGGAATGCTAGACTGCATAGAAAGGCTGGTTTCTGATGTGAAAATCCAAGACAAAATCCAGAGAGAGCTCAACATGTACCGGAGTGAGGCAGCAGGGGATTTTCGCAGGCAAATGGCTGTCCGATCTAGGCGTACTTTACCTCCTG CTGAGTGGTGGTATACATATGGAGGAGCTTGCCCAAATTTGACACGTCTAGCAGTCCGTATTCTCAGTCAAACCTGCAGTGCTAGAGGATGTGACCGGACATTCATTCCTTTCGAACAAATTCATGACGAAAGATTGAATAATTTTGAGCGTCAACGAATGCATCATCTCACTTTTGTTCAATACAACCTGCGGCTACAACAAAG ACAACAACGCAAGGCGAAAGCATTTGATCCTGTCTCAGTGGACTACATAGACATAGTTGATGAATGGGTTGTGGATAGAGCTGCACTGTTCCCTAGCCCAGCCGAGCAGCCAAACTGGATGGAGATTAATCAGCCAGTCATCCGAATCACGTCCAGggaaccaaatgaagatgaatttgaATCCTTCACTGAAG GAGTTGATGACGAAATGATCCAACGTGCAGCGCAGGGCATCCAGGAAGATGACGATGACCCTGCTTGTGGCTGA
- the LOC133910822 gene encoding uncharacterized protein At5g02240-like has product MEVNGDIEVWKHKAEQYLADSGVPYTIIRLEGLQDEEGGVRELIVGKDDELLQTNTKSIPRGDVAKVCVQALQYEEAKFKAFDLASKPKGVETPTKDFRALFSQITAWF; this is encoded by the exons ATGGAGGTCAACGGCGATATCGAG GTATGGAAGCACAAGGCAGAACAGTATTTGGCAGACAGTGGAGTCCCTTATACAATAATAAG GCTCGAAGGTCTACAAGACGAAGAGGGGGGAGTGAGGGAGTTGATTGTTGGGAAAGATGATGAGCTTCTCCAGACTAACACCAAGTCAATTCCAAGAGGAGATGTGGCTAAAGTTTGTGTTCAG GCTCTGCAGTATGAAGAGGCAAAGTTCAAGGCGTTTGATTTGGCTTCAAAGCCTAAAGGTGTGGAAACACCAACGAAAGACTTCCGGGCACTGTTCTCCCAAATTACTGCTTGGTTTTGA
- the LOC133913668 gene encoding uncharacterized protein LOC133913668 — MSKDGGPDWNGLFKWSLAHGDGTNPPRALSEEDKRWFMEAMQANTVDVVKRMKEITQVMKTPEDVLQSQGVTLENIEDMLDELQEHVESIDMANDLHCIGGLDPLLGYLKNSHAGIRAKAADVVSTIVQNNPKSQQLVMESNGLEPLLSNFRSDPSTNARTKALGAISSLVRHNQPGISAFRLGNGYAGLKDALGSDDARLQRKALNLIQYLLHNNKTDRSVATELGLPKHLMHLASSDDSLVREAALGGLLELARDKTSDAGNALPDQDKLKDVLMSRIEGISTMDADDLHAAREERQLVDSLWKECYNEPSSLREKGLVVLPGEDTPQQPPPDVAGKMFEPPLRAWAAARPAPKEDSDSGDGKKDPPLLLGPGPSSNANSSS; from the exons ATGTCGAAGGACGGGGGCCCCGATTGGAACGGCTTGTTCAAGTGGAGCCTCGCCCACGGCGACGGCACCAACCCGCCGCGCGCTCTCAG TGAGGAAGACAAGAGATGGTTCATGGAGGCCATGCAAGCGAACACAGTAGATGTTGTCAAGAGGATGAAGGAGATCACTCAGGTGATGAAAACTCCTGAAGATGTCTTGCAGTCCCAGGGTGTGACCCTGGAGAACATTGAAG ATATGTTGGATGAGTTACAAGAGCATGTGGAATCCATTGACATGGCAAATG ATCTGCATTGTATTGGTGGGTTAGATCCTCTACTTGGTTACTTGAAAAATTCACATGCTGGCATCCGAGCAAAGGCGGCAGACGTTGTGAGTACAATTGTGCAGAATAATCCCAAGAGCCAGCAACTTGTCATGGAATCCAATGGACTGGAGCCACTGTTGTCAAACTTCAGATCAGATCCAAGTACAAATGCACGCACAAAAGCTTTAGGAGCGATATCTT CTCTGGTTCGTCATAACCAACCAGGAATTTCTGCTTTTCGCCTGGGAAATGGCTATGCTGGATTGAAAGATGCTCTTGGTTCTGATGATGCCAGACTTCAGAG GAAAGCTCTCAATCTCATACAATACCTGCTGCACAACAACAAGACAGATAGAAGCGTGGCTACAGAGCTTGGTCTTCCAAAGCACTTGATGCACCTTGCATCCAGTGACGATTCCTTAGTCCGTGAGGCAGCGTTAGGCGGTCTTCTTGAGTTGGCACGGGACAAGACATCTGATGCTGGCAATGCTCTACCTGACCAAGACAAGCTGAAAGACGTCCTCATGAGCCGAATCGAAGGGATTAGCACGATGGACGCAGATGATCTCCATGCTGCTCGCGAGGAGCGACAGCTGGTGGACTCACTCTGGAAGGAGTGCTACAACGAGCCATCGTCCCTCAGGGAGAAGGGCCTCGTGGTGCTTCCTGGAGAGGACACACCCCAACAGCCACCACCAGATGTTGCGGGGAAGATGTTCGAGCCGCCTCTTCGCGCATGGGCTGCTGCAAGACCTGCTCCGAAAGAAGATTCTGATTCTGGGGATGGGAAGAAGGATCCACCGTTGCTGCTTGGCCCTGGACCATCATCTAATGCCAATTCCAGTTCTTAG
- the LOC133913670 gene encoding uncharacterized protein LOC133913670, with translation MAPPPQLQTVTPRPPFQLAASRHHLTPAPPPLLRQTVTSARSSPFPHLLFRGGPAPNWRRASVRARAGPGGGGRRESPYEVLGVSPSAAPDEIKRAYRRLALKYHPDVNKEADAQEKFLRIKHAYNTLMNSESRSKYANSSSDSSWTSSSRESKSTAAEEQFYGFADFLKDLQAEFQNWEAGLNSDQKPKSLWEEMEAIGEEFVEFLENELKIDDSSPEDYTGNDPYTQFGGQTKNAKDDKTAANSFDDGVSEIEAALERLKKELGLG, from the exons ATGGCGCCACCGCCACAGCTGCAGACCGTCACTCCGCGTCCGCCCTTCCAACTCGCCGCATCCCGACACCATCTCACTCCAGCGCCGCCTCCCCTCCTCCGCCAAACTGTCACCTCCGCTCGCTCTAGCCCCTTCCCGCACCTCCTCTTCCGTGGTGGGCCCGCGCCTAACTGGCGGCGTGCGAGCGTGAGGGCGCGCGCGGGGCCTGGCGGCGGAGGGCGGAGGGAGTCCCCGTACGAGGTGCTCGGCGTGTCTCCTTCGGCAGCACCCGACGAGATCAAGCGCGCGTACCGGCGCCTCGCGCTCAAGTACCACCCGGACGTCAACAAGGAG GCCGATGCTCAGGAGAAGTTTCTGCGCATCAAGCACGCGTACAACACTTTGATGAACTCGGAGAGCCGGTCCAAGTACGCGAACAGCAGTTCCGATTCGTCCTGGACCTCCAGCTCCAGGGAGAGCAAATCAACTGCTGCAGAAGAGCAGTTTTATGGGTTTG CCGATTTCCTTAAAGATCTGCAAGCAGAATTTCAGAACTGGGAAGCTGGGTTGAATTCAGATCAGAAACCTAAAAGCCTTTGGGAAGAGATGGAA GCAATTGGCGAGGAATTCGTCGAATTTTTGGAGAATGAACTTAAGATTGATGACTCCAGCCCTGAGGATTACACTGGGAATGATCCATACACGCAGTTTGGAGGGCAAACAAAAAATGCTAAGGATGACAAGACTGCAGCAAACAGCTTTGACGATGGTGTTTCTGAAATAGAGGCCGCTCTCGAGAGGCTGAAGAAGGAACTCGGACTTGGCTAA